GCCGCGGGCAATGAACGTCCGACGTGCTCGTCGTAATCCGGAGGCGAAGTCTCCGACTGATACTCGGCAAAGGAATCGTAACCGGCGGTGGCGACGTAGGACGGCTCCTGGCCCGCGGCGAGGTTGTCGAAACGCGTCAGACGCTGGTTGAAGAACAGCTTGACGATGCCGGTCGGGCCGTTTCGCTGTTTGTCGACGATAACCTCGGCCAGCCCCTGAATCTCAGGGTTGGGGTTTTCTTTCTGGTAATACTCCTCGCGGTGCAGAAGCATAATGACATCGGCGTCCTGCTCGATGGCCCCGGACTCGCGCAGGTCGCTCATTCGCGGGCGATTGCCGGTGCGCTGCTCGGGATTGCGGTTGAGCTGGGCCATGACCACGACCGGAATGTTCAGCTCGCGGGCGAGGGCTTTCAGGCCGCGGCTGATCTCGGAAACCTCCTGCTGGCGGCTCTCGGTGCGGTTTGGAGCCCGCATAAGTTGGAGATAGTCCACGAATACCGCCTCGACGGCAAAACGCTTGACCAGTCGCCGGGTCTTGGCCCGCAGTTCAAGCACACTCATGCCCGGGGTGTCGTCGATCAGCAACGGAGCCTCGGCCAGACCGTCGCAGGCTTCGGTCAGCCGCTGCAGGTCGTCGCTGGAAAGCATGCCTCGCCGCAACCTATGCGAATCGACGCGGGCCCGCGCGCACAACAGACGCTGGGCGACCGCCTGCCTGCTCATTTCCATCGAGAAGAATACCACCGGCTTTCGCTCGCGGGTTGCGACGTATTCGGCGACGTTCAGCCCGAAGGCCGTCTTGCCCATGCTTGGGCGAGCCGCAACGATGATCATCTCACCCTTCTGCAAGCCGCTGAGCATGTCATCCAGCTCGATGAAGCCGGTCGGAAGGCCGGTGATGTAGTGCCCTTCGCGGGCCTCGATCTGGTGGAAAGTCTCCTCCAGCAATCGACGAATAGGCTCGGCCTGCTCGCTGACCCGCTGGTCGGTCACGTGAAAGAGGAGCTGCTCGGCGCGATCGAGGATCTCCTTCGCCTCCTGGCGGTGGTTGTGAGCCTCCTCGATCACCTGCCCCGCCGCGCCGATCAAGTCGCGCAGCATGGCCTTGTCGACCACCAGGCGGGCGTAATGCTCGGCGTGCAGGTGCGACGGCACCGATTCGGCCAACTGGACGAGGTAGTCGACGTCGCCGACCTCCTTGAGCAACCCCCGCCGCTCAAGCTCGTTGCGAACGGTCACCAGGTCGATCGGGTCGCCCCGGTCGTACATCTCGATCAATACGTTGAAGAGCTTGCGGTGGTCGGGACGGTAGAATCGTTCGGAGTTCTGCCCGATGATCGGCAGAACATCCCCGATCGCCTCGCGGTTCAGCAACATCGAACCGAGAAGCCCCCTCTCCGCCTCAATATCCTGGGGCGGCACCCGAACGGGCAAACCGGGCGCCGGCCGGACATCAGAGGTTGAGGTCGAGAGCGTCGACGCCGGTTCCGCGGTCATATGGGTGCGCCTCCCTGCCCGGCTTCTCTGGCCTGCGACGTTCCTCTTCTTCGTCCTCCTCGACAATGCTGCCCGTCTCGCGAACGACCCAAACCTTGACGTCAACCTGGAGGTCGTCGGCGAGAAGCACGGGGACGACCACGCTGTCCAACTGGCGAATCGGTTCCCGCAACTGGACCTGCTTGGCGTCCACGTCGTGGCCCTCATCGCGCAAGGCCGCGGCAATCTCACGAGGCCCCACCGAACCGTAGAGATGGCCCTCCTTGTTGCAGGCGGCTGAGATGGTCACCTCAACATTGGTCATACGTCCGGCCATTTCCTCCAGCGCCGCGCGGCGCCGACGGCGTTCCTCCTCGGCCAGGCGCTTGTCTTCTTCGATCCGTTTCATGTTGGCCTTGGTCGGCTCAACGCCCAAGTGGTTCGGAATCAGGTAGTTCCGGGCATAGCCCTCACTGACCTCGATCACCTCGCCGGCCAAGCCCACTTTCGGAATATCGCGTCGCAACAACAGTTTCATCCGGTCACCTCACGCGTGTCCATTCATTCTACCCCAACAGGGCCGGGATTGCACCGCTGCGTATGGGCAATCAGTCTCTGATTCTGCACCGCTTGTCAGCAGAACGCGCTCGCGTCCTCAGCCCCCTGTTGATTCATCACTTGCGCATGCCTGCGCCAAACACTCACAAGCCTTTCCCGCCCCACGACCGACCGTCAATCACGGTCGGATGGGCGGGCTTGCCCCGGGTTCAGCAGACCGCCTCGCCCCGCCGCGTGGAGCGTCAGAACGGGATGTCCGGGTTTTCCACCGGCGGGCCGAAATCGTCCGGCGGCGGCCCCTCTTCCACCACACTGGCTGCCGGTCTGTCCGCAGGCCGGCCTGCGGCTCCAGCACCGCTGCCGAGGAAAGTGAAATTCTCTACCACTACATCGAGCTTGTTCCGACTCTGTCCTTCCTTGCTGGTCCATTGCCGAAAGCGCAACCGGCCTTCAATCAGTATCCCGCTGCCCTTCTTCATGTACTGGTTGATGGTCTCTGCCTGGCGACCGTATGAAGTCACATCGACGAAGCAGACCTCGTCTTTCTGGTTGCCATCCCGGTCCCGCCACCGGCGATTGACCGCCAAGCCGAACTCACACACCGCCGTATTGTTCGGCGTGTAGGAAAGCTGCGGATCGCGCGTCAGGTTACCCGCGAGGATCACCCGATTGAAGCTGGCCATGACTCATTCCTCCGTTTCGGCAGGCGTCTCCTCCGTCACGTCCGGCACCGTGACCTCCGACTCGCGACGCCGCGAACGGCGCCCCTCGCCGGACCGATCGCTGCGGTCGTCATCAGGGGCCGCATGACTCGCCGGCTTGGCGGCGGCCTCCTTCATCTCGTCTTCGGTCATGTGATCAACCCGCACAATGAGGCATCGCAGCGCGGCCTCCGAAAGCTGCACATCGCGCTCGATATCCGCGATCCTCGACGAATCCGCCTCAAAGTACGTCAGGACATAGATACCCCGTTTTCGCCCGCGGATCTCGTAAGCCAGGCGACGCTCGTCCCACTTCGCGCAGGCAATCACCCGAGCCCCGGCCCGGTCGAACATGCGGTTGATCTCGCCCTGAATGGCCTCCCAGTCAGACATGACGACCGGGTCAAACAGGAACATTCCTTCGTATTTTCGCAACAAGGTCCTGCACCTCCCACGGTCCCGCCGGCGCGGCCCGCTGCCCGCCGTTTCACTCCTCGGGACGATTGAATCTGTTCATCGCACTGTCAATACCTTCAGTGAGCCAACACTCCACCGCGTCGGCCGCCCGGGCAATGGCCTGCTCGACCCGCGGTTGTTCCACCGCCGTGAACTCGCCGAGCACATGGTTCACCATCCGGCTGCCTTCCACGGATTCGATACCGATCCTCAGTCGGGCGAAATCCTCGCCGCCCGCCTGCTCGATCACGCTGATCAACCCGTTGTGTCCCCCCGCCGAGCCCCCGGGCCTGAGCCGAAGCCGACCCAACGGGAGAGCCATGTCGTCCAGCACCACCAGCAGGTCGCCCCGTGACAGCTTGTGAAACGTCAGGGCCTCCCGCACCGAGCGCCCGCTGAGATTCATGTAGGTCATCGGCTTGAGCAGAAGCACCTTGTGGTCCCGGATCGAACCGCTGCCGCACAGGCCGCTGAAACGACCGCGGGTCACCTCGATTTGCCAGCGGCGGGACAGCTCGTCGACCGTCCGAAACCCGACGTTGTGCCGGGTATGCTCGTATTTCCCGCCCGGGTTGCCCAGGCCCACGATGAGTTTCATCATCACAGCCCGTGAAGCGTCTGCTCATCACGCAATCACTTCGACTCCGATTCCTCCTCTTGCTCAGGCGCCTTTTCCTTGCGACCGATGATTTCCGGCTCAGCCGGACCTTCCTCCGCCTCCGCCGCGGCAACGACCTCTTCCTCTGCGGCCTTGGCCCTCACCGAACAGATGATGGTTTCGCCCGGCGTGACGGGCTTGACCCCCTCGGGTAAGACAAGATCCTTCACGTGCAAGAAATCGCCGATCTTGAGGTCGGCCACGTTCACGCGGATGGATTCGGGGATCTCGGTGACCAGGCATTCGATCTCGATGTCGACGATCGCGGCGTCGAACGTCCCGCCCTCGGTCACGCCCACGGGCGTGCCGCGGTAATCCAAAGGCACGGACACCTCCACGCGCTCGGTCATACTCACGCGGGCAAAATCCACATGAATGGGTTTCAGTCCGAGGTGGTCAAACTGCACGTCCTTGATCAGAACCTGCTGCTTGCCGCTTCCGACGAGCAGCTCAAGTACGTGGGTCTTGTGCTCCAGCAGATTCTGAACATCGTGAGCTGACACGACCAGGTTCTCCGGTCGCTGTCCGTGCCCATACAGGACGGCCGGAAGCTTTCCCGCCTTTCGAAGACGACGGGCCACCGCCGACCCGACGCCTTGCCTTGTCTCAGCTTTCAGTTGTGCTATCTCCATCGTCGCCTCACTCTTTCATGCCAGCCGCTCGAAGACCGCTGGTCCGTTTTCCATTGCTCCGCGGCTCGCCGCCTGACGCCCTATCGGGTCGAGCCGCTCGATCGGTTTCTCATCGCTTCGGTCCAAAGAGGGCGCTCACCGACATATTCAGGTGAATCCGGCGTATCGCCTCCGCCAGCATCGGGGCCACTGAGAGCACCGTGAGTTGCGGCAAATCTTTTCTCAGCTCCTCACGGACCGGAATCGTGTTCGTTACCACGACCTGATCGACGGCCGCAGCCTTGATCCGGCTGGGCGCCGAACCGGCGAAAACCGGATGCGTCGCCGCCAGGAGGAACCGCTTGGCCCCGTTCTCGCGCAGAATGCGAATCGCCTCAACGGCCGTTCCCGCGGTGGTGATCATGTCGTCAAACAGCAGAACCATCTTGCCCCGAACGTCGCCGATGACGCGGGCCGCCACTGTCGAATCGCCCCCCAGTCGCCGCTTGTCGATCACCGCCAGTTCCATCCCCAACCTGGTCGCGTAGGCAGTCGCCTGTTTGACGTTGCCGACGTCCGGGGAGACCACCGTGCAATCCTTCAGCTTCAGGCCCGCAACGTGATCAGCGATGACCGGCATTGCTGAAAGATGGTCCACCGGCAGGTCGAAGAAGCCCTGCAACTGATCGGTGTGCAGATCGAGCGCCAGTACGCGGTGGGCGCCCGCCTGGCTGATCAGATTGGCCACCAGCTTGGCGGTGATGGGCGTTCTTCCCTCGGCCTTGCGGTCTTGCCGGGCGTAGCCGAAATACGGGATCACCGCCGTGATGCGCCTCGCGGAGGCCCTCCGCAGACAGTCGATGAAGATCAGCAGCTCCATCAGGTTCTCGTTGACCGGCGGGCAGGTCGACTGGACCAGGAAACAGTCACGTCCCCGAACATCGTCCTCGAGCTTGATGATCGTCTCGCCGTCGGGGAAGCGGTCCACCTTCGCCTGGCCGAGCTTCACGTCGAGCGCGTCGGCAATCTCCTGGGCCAATAGCGGATTAGCCGTCCCCCCGAAGACGCGGAGTCCGGCGTCTCCAACGCAATCCACGAAATCAGGCTGCGTGTCGTAGGTCATTGTCCACCATCACGACTTGAACTTTCGGGGCCCCGGACCACCGAACCGTGCGGAATCTGCCGCCCTGCCTCAATGGCCAGCGGAGCGACCAGGATCGAGCCGTTCCCGATATACGTCTCGCTGCCTACGTAGCTGCGGTGAATCTCCTTGCCGTCGAAGTTGGCAAAAATCGTGCCCGCGCCCACGTTGACGCGTTTCCCGATCTCGGCATCACCGATATAACTCAGGTGTCTGGCTCGCGTGCCCTCGTCCAAAAGCGAGTTCTTCAGCTCAATGAACACACCGGCCACGACGTCATCCTTCAGCACCGTCCCGTCCCGCAGATACGCAAACGGGCCGATCACGCAGTGTCTGCCGATCTTGACCCGCCCGTTGATGTAGGTGAACGGATAAATGACCGTGTCCTGCCCGATCTCCGCCCGAACATCGATCCAGGTCGTGCGGGGGTCGACGATGGTGACGCCACTGTTCATCAGGTTGCGCTGAATGCGATCCTGCATGATGCGGCCGACTTCAGCCAGGTTGTGACGGCTGTTGATGCCCATGGCATCTTCGGCCGGGACCGCCGTCACCGCCACGGCCCGATGGCCGGCTTTGATCAGGATCTCCAGCGCGTCGGTGATGTAATACTCGCCCTTGACATTGTCCGGACGGACCTGATCCAGAGCCGTGAAAAGCAGCTTCTTGTCGAAGCAGTAGTAACTTGGATTGACTTCCCTGATTTTACGCTGCTCAGGCGTGCAATCCCCTTCTTCGACGATGCCTTCGAGGTTCCCATATTCATCCCGGATGATCCGGCCGTAACCCGTGGGGTTATCGAGCACGGCCGTCGCGAGGGTCACCGCCGATCGCTCTTTCTCGTGACGCTGGATCAGCAGAGCCAGCGTCTGACTGCGAACCAGCGGCATGTCCCCCGCGATAACCACCAGGTTGCCGTCGAAATCGGCCAAGGCGTCCCGGCACACCATCGCCGCATGACCGGTTCCCTTCTGCTCGGTCTGCTCGACCCAGATGATCTGCCGATCATCCCTGAAAGCCTGGATCACCGCCTCTTTCTGGTAACCCACCACACAGATGATCCGCTCGATCCCCGCGGCCCGGCAGGCATCGACCACGTACGCCAGCATGGGGCGCCCGCAAACCTCGTGAAGCACCTTCGGAAGGTCCGTCACCATTCGGGTCGATCGACCCGCCGCCAAGATGATTGCCGCAGTCGGTCTGCTCATGACGGTATCTCTCAAGGCGCCCCACCCGGGTCTCTCGTCCGCGTTCGACGAGACACTCCCTGCTTGTCCGAGACAAGGCCGCCAGTTCACTGACTACCCGGCCTGGACTCGAACCAGGAATGCCAGGACCAAAACCTGGTGTGTTACCGATTACACCACCGGGTATCCGCTCGGCCCGGTTCGCGGGTCCGACCCAAAAACACAACACGCTGCCACGAAAGATCTTACGGACAGATCGGGCGCAGCTACAGGCTGACCGCACGCGAGGCCTGAGCCCCCTGCTGCGAAGCGGGGGCCCATTCTCCCGACGCCGGAGACGCCCCAAAGGGTGC
This DNA window, taken from Phycisphaerae bacterium, encodes the following:
- the dnaB gene encoding replicative DNA helicase, whose amino-acid sequence is MTAEPASTLSTSTSDVRPAPGLPVRVPPQDIEAERGLLGSMLLNREAIGDVLPIIGQNSERFYRPDHRKLFNVLIEMYDRGDPIDLVTVRNELERRGLLKEVGDVDYLVQLAESVPSHLHAEHYARLVVDKAMLRDLIGAAGQVIEEAHNHRQEAKEILDRAEQLLFHVTDQRVSEQAEPIRRLLEETFHQIEAREGHYITGLPTGFIELDDMLSGLQKGEMIIVAARPSMGKTAFGLNVAEYVATRERKPVVFFSMEMSRQAVAQRLLCARARVDSHRLRRGMLSSDDLQRLTEACDGLAEAPLLIDDTPGMSVLELRAKTRRLVKRFAVEAVFVDYLQLMRAPNRTESRQQEVSEISRGLKALARELNIPVVVMAQLNRNPEQRTGNRPRMSDLRESGAIEQDADVIMLLHREEYYQKENPNPEIQGLAEVIVDKQRNGPTGIVKLFFNQRLTRFDNLAAGQEPSYVATAGYDSFAEYQSETSPPDYDEHVGRSLPAADEESAPF
- the rplI gene encoding 50S ribosomal protein L9; translation: MKLLLRRDIPKVGLAGEVIEVSEGYARNYLIPNHLGVEPTKANMKRIEEDKRLAEEERRRRRAALEEMAGRMTNVEVTISAACNKEGHLYGSVGPREIAAALRDEGHDVDAKQVQLREPIRQLDSVVVPVLLADDLQVDVKVWVVRETGSIVEEDEEEERRRPEKPGREAHPYDRGTGVDALDLNL
- the ssb gene encoding single-stranded DNA-binding protein, producing the protein MASFNRVILAGNLTRDPQLSYTPNNTAVCEFGLAVNRRWRDRDGNQKDEVCFVDVTSYGRQAETINQYMKKGSGILIEGRLRFRQWTSKEGQSRNKLDVVVENFTFLGSGAGAAGRPADRPAASVVEEGPPPDDFGPPVENPDIPF
- the rpsF gene encoding 30S ribosomal protein S6; the encoded protein is MLRKYEGMFLFDPVVMSDWEAIQGEINRMFDRAGARVIACAKWDERRLAYEIRGRKRGIYVLTYFEADSSRIADIERDVQLSEAALRCLIVRVDHMTEDEMKEAAAKPASHAAPDDDRSDRSGEGRRSRRRESEVTVPDVTEETPAETEE
- the pth gene encoding aminoacyl-tRNA hydrolase — its product is MKLIVGLGNPGGKYEHTRHNVGFRTVDELSRRWQIEVTRGRFSGLCGSGSIRDHKVLLLKPMTYMNLSGRSVREALTFHKLSRGDLLVVLDDMALPLGRLRLRPGGSAGGHNGLISVIEQAGGEDFARLRIGIESVEGSRMVNHVLGEFTAVEQPRVEQAIARAADAVECWLTEGIDSAMNRFNRPEE
- a CDS encoding 50S ribosomal protein L25, which gives rise to MEIAQLKAETRQGVGSAVARRLRKAGKLPAVLYGHGQRPENLVVSAHDVQNLLEHKTHVLELLVGSGKQQVLIKDVQFDHLGLKPIHVDFARVSMTERVEVSVPLDYRGTPVGVTEGGTFDAAIVDIEIECLVTEIPESIRVNVADLKIGDFLHVKDLVLPEGVKPVTPGETIICSVRAKAAEEEVVAAAEAEEGPAEPEIIGRKEKAPEQEEESESK
- a CDS encoding ribose-phosphate pyrophosphokinase yields the protein MTYDTQPDFVDCVGDAGLRVFGGTANPLLAQEIADALDVKLGQAKVDRFPDGETIIKLEDDVRGRDCFLVQSTCPPVNENLMELLIFIDCLRRASARRITAVIPYFGYARQDRKAEGRTPITAKLVANLISQAGAHRVLALDLHTDQLQGFFDLPVDHLSAMPVIADHVAGLKLKDCTVVSPDVGNVKQATAYATRLGMELAVIDKRRLGGDSTVAARVIGDVRGKMVLLFDDMITTAGTAVEAIRILRENGAKRFLLAATHPVFAGSAPSRIKAAAVDQVVVTNTIPVREELRKDLPQLTVLSVAPMLAEAIRRIHLNMSVSALFGPKR
- a CDS encoding NTP transferase domain-containing protein, which produces MSRPTAAIILAAGRSTRMVTDLPKVLHEVCGRPMLAYVVDACRAAGIERIICVVGYQKEAVIQAFRDDRQIIWVEQTEQKGTGHAAMVCRDALADFDGNLVVIAGDMPLVRSQTLALLIQRHEKERSAVTLATAVLDNPTGYGRIIRDEYGNLEGIVEEGDCTPEQRKIREVNPSYYCFDKKLLFTALDQVRPDNVKGEYYITDALEILIKAGHRAVAVTAVPAEDAMGINSRHNLAEVGRIMQDRIQRNLMNSGVTIVDPRTTWIDVRAEIGQDTVIYPFTYINGRVKIGRHCVIGPFAYLRDGTVLKDDVVAGVFIELKNSLLDEGTRARHLSYIGDAEIGKRVNVGAGTIFANFDGKEIHRSYVGSETYIGNGSILVAPLAIEAGRQIPHGSVVRGPESSSRDGGQ